Proteins co-encoded in one Setaria viridis chromosome 9, Setaria_viridis_v4.0, whole genome shotgun sequence genomic window:
- the LOC117836533 gene encoding uncharacterized protein — MQAFVRLAPGPLLDLPPFLAMLQPFTQFSDPQLSLPSRRGCVPCVHAATSAGSSMALIDLGRGGSRGAGAGAGGAPAKPRLVMLVADPCRESTAAMEWALSHAIVEGDDILLLHVNMPHPHNGAAGGHVPSRSSSGGSAGSPIAAFLGGGGSGAGAGADGGGDFMEAMRGACKARYPRARVHGEHVEPATEGREAKAQTILAESQRRRVELLVIGHRRVSSFLGLRSSSGSSRGHDSTAEFLIEHSKCLCVSVQKKGQNAGYLLNTKTHKNFWLLA; from the exons ATGCAGGCGTTCGTGCGCCTCGCCCCCGGCCCTCTTCTCGACCTCCCTCCATTCTTGGCAATGCTCCAGCCCTTCACACAATTCTCCGATCCCCAATTAAGCTTGCCAAGCCGGCGAGGCTGCGTGCCGTGCGTGCATGCAGCGACGTCGGCCGGCAGCAGCATGGCCCTGATCgacctcgggcgaggcggcagccgcggcgcgggcgcgggcgcgggtggCGCGCCGGCCAAGCCGCGGCTCGTGATGCTCGTCGCCGACCCCTGCCGCGAGtcgacggcggcgatggagtGGGCGCTCTCCCACGCCATTGTCGAGGGCGACGACATCCTGCTCCTCCACGTCAACATGCCCCACCCCCAcaacggcgccgccggcgggcacgTGCCCTCGCGCTCGTCGTCCGGCGGGAGCGCCGGCTCTCCGATCGCGGCGTTCCTCGGCGggggcggctccggcgccggcgccggcgcggacggcggTGGGGATTTCATGGAGGCGATGCGCGGCGCGTGCAAGGCGCGGTACCCCCGCGCGCGGGTGCACGGGGAGCACGTCGAGCCCGCCACGGAGGGCCGCGAGGCCAAGGCACAGACCATCCTCGCCGAgtcccagcgccgccgcgtcgagcTCCTCGTCATCGGCCACCGCCGTGTCTCCTCGTTCCTCGG GTTGAGGAGCTCTAGTGGGTCGAGCCGCGGCCATGACAGCACGGCGGAGTTCTTGATCGAGCATAGCAAGTGCCTGTGCGTGAGCGTGCAGAAGAAGGGCCAGAACGCCGGATACCTGCTCAACACCAAGACCCACAAGAACTTCTGGCTCCTAGCATGA
- the LOC117838541 gene encoding hypersensitive-induced response protein 1, translating to MGKLPAAIGRFFCFVQVNQSTVGIKERFGKFEEVLNPGCHFMPWIIGNRVTGQLTLRLRQLDVRCETKTKDNVFVTVVASIQYRAMEDKASDAYYKLSNPKAQIQSYVFDVIRASVPKLELDDAFEQKNEIAKAVEEELEKAMSAYGYEIVQTLIVDIEPDEKVKRAMNEINAAARLRVAANEKAEAEKIIQIKRAEGEAEAKYLSGLGIARQRQAIVDGLRDSVLGFSGNVPGTSAKDVMDLVLLTQYFDTMKEIGAASKSSAVFLPHGPGAVADIASQIRDGFLQASTQQAK from the exons ATGGGGAAACTACCGGCAGCAATCGGCAGGTTCTTCTGCTTTGTACAGGTGAACCAGTCAACAGTAGGCATCAAAGAGAGATTTGGGAAGTTTGAGGAAGTCCTCAATCCTGGATGCCATTTTATGCCATGGATCATTGGAAACCGAGTCACTGGTCAGCTCACACTAAGGCTTAGGCAGCTTGATGTCCGCTGTGAGACAAAGACAAAG GATAATGTTTTTGTTACTGTTGTTGCATCCATTCAATACCGAGCAATGGAAGACAAAGCAAGTGATGCATACTACAAGCTCAGCAACCCGAAAGCTCAAATTCAATCATATGTCTTTGATG TTATAAGGGCAAGTGTTCCCAAACTAGAACTGGATGATGCTTTTGAGCAAAAGAATGAAATAGCAAAAGCTGTGGAGGAGGAGCTTGAGAAGGCAATGTCTGCTTATGGTTATGAGATTGTGCAGACACTCATTGTTGATATAGAACCAGATGAGAAAGTTAAAAGGGCTATGAATGAAATTAATGCTG CTGCAAGACTCCGTGTCGCAGCAAATGAGAAGGCAGAGGCAGAGAAGATCATTCAGATCAAAAGGGCTGAGGGTGAGGCCGAAGCCAAGTATCTCTCTGGCCTTGGCATTGCAAGGCAGCGTCAAGCCATAGTTGATGGGCTAAGAGATAGCGTGCTTGGCTTTAGTGGCAATGTGCCTGGGACTTCAGCTAAGGATGTGATGGATTTAGTTCTGCTCACGCAGTACTTTGACACCATGAAAGAGATCGGAGCAGCATCCAAATCTTCTGCAGTTTTCCTCCCACATGGTCCTGGTGCTGTTGCAGATATTGCCAGTCAGATTCGTGATGGATTTCTTCAGGCATCTACTCAGCAGGCAAAGTGA
- the LOC117836532 gene encoding two-component response regulator EHD1 translates to MDQALWPSGLRVLVIDNNSSYLSVMEELLIKCSYKVTTYKNVREAMSFIYGNQQTVDLIICDVFFPTEDSLLILQEVTSKFGIPTVIMSSNGDTATVMKYITNGASDFLIKPLRIEELKNIWQHVFRKQIGAEHRKCNNAEHVDQLPYRTMGITEATATLDSEIRENNGTVTDIRDLRKSRLSWTMQLHRQFIAAVNSLGSDKAVPNKILEIMKVKHLTREQVASHLQKYRLHQRNSSQRLHKDGAPSSSSHESSILRTQLNTSSNSLYFDQDGCMEITDYSLPMDDLSSGLDCMLGERERNNYSPEGFQNFRWDPDKQGYETTYLWNFEAE, encoded by the exons ATGGACCAAGCGCTGTGGCCTTCTGGGCTAAGAGTCCTCGTTATTGATAACAACTCTTCATACCTGTCAGTTATGGAAGAACTACTTATCAAGTGCAGCTACAAGG TTACAACATATAAGAATGTTAGAGAAGCAATGTCCTTCATCTATGGCAACCAGCAAACTGTGGACCTCATCATTTGCGATGTGTTCTTTCCAACGGAAGACAGTTTACTCATTCTGCAAGAAGTTACCTCAAAGTTTGGCATCCCCACCGTGA TAATGTCTTCAAACGGAGATACGGCCACAGTGATGAAATATATCACCAATGGGGCTTCAGATTTCCTGATAAAGCCTCTGAGAATTGAAGAATTGAAGAACATCTGGCAGCATGTGTTCCGGAAGCAAATTGGTGCGGAGCACAGAAAGTGTAACAACGCTGAACATGTCGATCAGCTGCCATATCGAACCATGGGAATTACTGAAGCCACGGCGACGTTGGACAGTGAGATAAGAGAGAATAACGGGACGGTCACAGACATTCGGGACCTTAGGAAGTCAAGGCTCAGCTGGACTATGCAGCTGCACCGCCAATTCATTGCAGCTGTGAATTCCCTAGGATCAGACA AGGCAGTTCCAAACAAGATACTGGAGATAATGAAGGTTAAACATTTGACAAGGGAGCAAGTTGCAAGTCACCTTCAG AAATACAGGCTTCACCAGAGAAATTCGAGTCAAAGATTGCACAAAGATGGCGCTCCTTCATCATCGAGCCATGAATCAAGCATTCTCAGAACCCAACTCAACACTTCTTCGAATTCATTGTATTTTGATCAAGATGGATGCATGGAGATCACAGACTACTCTTTGCCCATGGATGACCTATCAAGTGGCTTAGACTGTATGCTGGGAGAACGAGAACGAAACAACTACTCCCCCGAAGGTTTCCAGAATTTTAGATGGGATCCAGATAAACAGGGATATGAAACAACATATTTGTGGAATTTCGAGGCGGAATGA
- the LOC117838886 gene encoding 2-oxoadipate dioxygenase/decarboxylase, chloroplastic/amyloplastic, translating to MSAATAILAAARSPAAALHRLHLRAPAAAPLRVPGLRAGPGYRGIAMAAAAHAPVPADPLPKGADSFFRTVISNMEKVYLSRNPTAKTILELVRSYDGDHICYDHLAFRTFGVDGYGINSLAEFFTDFGYLPREELRFPAKKLRAIWFSPPTNDGTGTGIYGPLPRIFISELLVDELSAQSQEIIHKYIRTSGKGNKHAALASISGELTWETPIYSDFQVLSRESEYAAWTLVNGYALNHATISTHRLESDIRNINKFNKFVEVNGFKLNSEGGILKVSPDGLLQQSSTVADSSLFTFADGKTESIPRSYIEFAERLRLPQFKDLQDEEVKEHHRRDGFEVGNADKIFESTSKDQLTRRSA from the exons ATGTCCGCCGCGACCGCgatcctcgccgccgctcgctccccGGCGGCCGCGCTTCACCGCCTGCACCTCCGCGCCCCCGCGGCCGCTCCCCTCCGCGTCCCCGGTCTCCGCGCCGGCCCCGGATACCGGGGCAttgccatggccgccgcggcgcatgCACCCGTCCCCGCCGACCCGCTTCCCAAG GGTGCTGATTCTTTTTTCCGAACAGTTATCTCAAACATGGAAAAGGTTTATTTGAGCAGGAATCCAACAGCCAAAACCATTTTGGAGCTTGTCCGTTCTTATGATGGTGACCACATTTGTTATGATCACCTTGCTTTCCGGACATTTGGG GTTGATGGTTATGGTATAAATTCACTTGCTGAATTTTTCACTGATTTTGGTTATCTACCTCGTGAAGAATTAAGATTTCCAGCAAAAAAGCTTAGAGCAATATGGTTTTCCCCTCCCACCAATGATGGCACTGGAACTGGTATTTATGGACCTTTGCCAAGGATATTCATTTCGGAACTTCTTGTGGATGAGTTGAGTGCTCAAAGCCAG GAAATTATCCACAAGTACATTAGAACTTCTGGCAAAGGAAACAAACATGCTGCTCTTGCAAGTATATCTGGGGAGCTGACATGGGAGACGCCCATTTATTCAGATTTTCAGGTTTTGTCTAG GGAAAGTGAATATGCTGCATGGACTCTTGTTAATGGCTATGCACTAAATCATGCCACAATTTCCACACATCGCCTAGAGTCGGATATCAGAAATATTAATAAGTTCAACAAATTTGTGGAGGTCAATGGTTTCAAGTTAAATTCAGAAGGAGGGATTCTGAAAG TGAGTCCTGATGGTCTCCTTCAGCAAAGTTCAACAGTAGCTGATTCATCATTGTTTACGTTTGCTGATGGAAAAACTGAGTCTATTCCTCGATCCTATATTGAGTTTGCTGAACGCCTACGGCTACCACAGTTCAAAGATTTGCAAGATGAAGAG GTGAAAGAACACCATAGGCGCGATGGTTTTGAGGTGGGCAACGCAGACAAGATATTTGAGAGCACGTCGAAGGATCAGCTGACCCGGAGATCTGCATAA
- the LOC117838770 gene encoding membrane protein PM19L isoform X1, translating into MALMLWEALGRRNVAGPLLLLNLVLYVFMMGFASWALNSFVDGHHKQYYSPDVYMCMGTRAAGPRDEAALQFIQSALLAAVVGAAAKAATAFHARAWRPQGLAAAAALGTVAWAATALAFGLACKEMRAAGAGGVARGWRMRALEGITAVLALTQLLYVAMLHAAVAGDRCEPGCPTEDDQEHHRGGPTCSVM; encoded by the exons ATGGCGCTCATGTTGTGGGAGGCGTTGGGGAGGAGGAACGTGGCggggccgctgctgctgctcaacCTCGTCCTGTACGTCTTCATGATGGGGTTCGCCAGTTGGGCGCTCAACAGCTTCGTCGACGGCCACCACAAGCAATACTACTCACCAG ACGTGTACATGTGCATGGGCACGCGTGCTGCAGGGCCGCGCGACGAGGCGGCGCTCCAGTTCATCCAGTCCGCGCTGCTGGCGGCCGTCGTCGGCGCGGCGGCCAAGGCCGCGACGGCGTTCCACGCGCGCGCGTGGCGGCCGCAGGgcctcgcggccgccgcggcgctgggcACCGTCGCGTGGGCGGCCACCGCGCTCGCCTTCGGCCTCGCGTGCAAGGAGatgcgcgccgccggcgccggcggcgtggcgcgcggGTGGCGGATGCGCGCGCTGGAGGGGATCACCGCGGTGCTGGCGCTCACGCAGCTGCTGTACGTGGCGATGCTGCACGCGGCCGTGGCCGGCGACCGCTGCGAGCCCGGGTGCCCCACCGAGGACGACCAGGAGCACCACAGGGGCGGCCCCACCTGCAGTGTCATGTGA
- the LOC117838540 gene encoding uncharacterized protein encodes MADGGEMDEEAMRAFFPLSFGKAPARPSSAASSAAHSSTLRKPQNPSNPKPSASTAADDDGGAVIGPPRPPPAPAGEDDDEDGGGMIGPPRPPPASAHGEGEHDEGGGMIGPPRPPPAEDDEEEDEDDDDDMEDDGDGGFNRIPLSNEIVLRGHTKVVSALAVDHTGSRVLSGSYDYTVRMYDFQGMNSKLQSFRQLEPFEGHQVRSLSWSPTSDRFLCITGSAQAKIYDRDGLTLGEFVKGDMYIRDLKNTKGHISGLTGGEWNPKSKETILTSSEDGSIRLWDVSDFKSQKQVIKPKLVRPMRIPVTSCAWDHEGKRIVGGIGDGSIQLWTIKTGWGSRPDIHVEKTHTEDITGVKFSTDGQILLSRSMDSTLKIWDLRRMKTPLKVFEDLPNHYAETNAAFSPDEQLIFTGTSIEKDGDNGGLLCFFDRKKLELVSRVGISPHYSVIRCLWHPRINQVFATVGDKKEGGTHILYDPSISQRGALVCVGRAPRKKSVDDFEVQPVIHNPHSLPLFRDQPSRKRQREKILKDPLKSHKPEAPVNGPGYGGRVGTTKGSLLTQYLLKEGGLIKETWMDEDPREAILKYADAAEKDPKFIAPAYSQTQPKPVFAESDSDNEGK; translated from the exons atggcggacggcggcgagatGGACGAGGAGGCGATGCGAGCCTTCTTCCCGCTCTCCTTCGGCAAGGCCCCCGCGCGACCCAGctccgcggcctcctccgcTGCCCACTCCTCCACCCTCCGCAAGCCCCAAAACCCTAGTAACCCCAagccctccgcctccaccgccgctgacgacgacggcggcgccgtgaTTGGAccccctcggccgccgccggcgcccgcgggggaggacgacgacgaggacggcggcggcatgaTCGGGCCGCCTcggcccccgccggcctccgctcACGGCGAGGGGGAGCACGACGAGGGCGGCGGCATGATTgggccgcctcggcctccgccagcggaggacgacgaggaggaggatgaggacgacgacgacgacatggaGGATGATGGCGATGGTGGGTTCAATCGGATCCCTCTCAGCAATGAAATTGTTCTGCGGGGGCACACCAAG GTTGTCTCAGCCCTTGCCGTTGACCATACAGGATCCAGAGTGCTCTCTGGTAGCTATGATTATACAGTGCGCATGTACGATTTCCAGGGTATGAATTCCAAGCTGCAATCATTCAGACAATTGGAACCCTTTGAGGGCCATCAAGTCCGTAGCCTAAGTTGGAGTCCAACATCCGATCGATTCTTATGCATTACTGGTTCAGCGCAGGCCAAG ATTTATGACCGTGATGGGCTTACGCTCGGCGAGTTTGTTAAGGGTGATATGTATATTCGTGATCTGAAGAATACAAAAGGTCACATTTCTGGGCTGACAGGTGGTGAGTGGAATCCAAAGTCAAAAGAGACTATATTGACCTCATCTGAAGATGGATCCATACGTCTCTGGGATGTTTCAGACTTTAAAAGTCAAAAGCAG GTCATTAAACCTAAGCTAGTAAGACCAATGCGAATTCCTGTTACATCATGTGCATGGGACCATGAAGGAAAACGGATTGTGGGTGGCATAGGAGATGGTTCGATACAG CTCTGGACTATAAAAACTGGATGGGGTAGCAGACCAGATATCCATGTTGAGAAAACACATACAGAGGATATTACTGGAGTTAAATTTTCAACAGATGGACAGATTCTTCTGTCAAGAAGTATGGATAGTACTTTGAAG ATATGGGATCTGAGAAGAATGAAAACTCCTTTGAAAGTGTTTGAAGATTTGCCAAATCACTATGCTGAGACAAATGCAGCCTTTAGTCCAGATGAGCAACTTATTTTTACAGGAACCTCAATTGAAAAGGATGGCGACAATGGGGGACTACTCTGTTTCTTTGATAGAAAGAAACTTGAGCTTGTATCAAGGGTGGGGATTTCACCACATTACAGTGTGATAAGGTGCCTATGGCATCCAAGGATCAACCAG GTGTTTGCTACAGTTGGGGACAAGAAAGAAGGCGGGACTCATATCCTTTATGATCCTTCTATTAGTCAGAGAGGTGCTCTTGTATGTGTTGGACGGGCACCAAGGAAAAAGTCTGTTGATGACTTTGAGGTGCAACCTGTCATACACAATCCACATTCATTACCACTTTTCAGAGATCAACCAAGTCGTAAGCGTCAAAGAGAGAAGATACTGAAAGACCCTCTCAAATCACACAAACCAGAAGCACCTGTTAATGGCCCAGGTTATGGTGGAAGAGTTGGAACTACAAAAGGCAGCTTACTGACACAGTACCTCTTGAAG GAAGGTGGTTTAATTAAGGAGACCTGGATGGATGAGGATCCAAGAGAAGCAATTTTGAAATATGCTGATGCTGCAGAGAAAGATCCAAAGTTTATTGCGCCAGCTTATTCTCAAACCCAGCCAAAACCTGTGTTTGCAGAGTCTGATTCAGACAATGAAGGGAAATAA
- the LOC117838770 gene encoding membrane protein PM19L isoform X2, giving the protein MALMLWEALGRRNVAGPLLLLNLVLYVFMMGFASWALNSFVDGHHKQYYSPGPRDEAALQFIQSALLAAVVGAAAKAATAFHARAWRPQGLAAAAALGTVAWAATALAFGLACKEMRAAGAGGVARGWRMRALEGITAVLALTQLLYVAMLHAAVAGDRCEPGCPTEDDQEHHRGGPTCSVM; this is encoded by the exons ATGGCGCTCATGTTGTGGGAGGCGTTGGGGAGGAGGAACGTGGCggggccgctgctgctgctcaacCTCGTCCTGTACGTCTTCATGATGGGGTTCGCCAGTTGGGCGCTCAACAGCTTCGTCGACGGCCACCACAAGCAATACTACTCACCAG GGCCGCGCGACGAGGCGGCGCTCCAGTTCATCCAGTCCGCGCTGCTGGCGGCCGTCGTCGGCGCGGCGGCCAAGGCCGCGACGGCGTTCCACGCGCGCGCGTGGCGGCCGCAGGgcctcgcggccgccgcggcgctgggcACCGTCGCGTGGGCGGCCACCGCGCTCGCCTTCGGCCTCGCGTGCAAGGAGatgcgcgccgccggcgccggcggcgtggcgcgcggGTGGCGGATGCGCGCGCTGGAGGGGATCACCGCGGTGCTGGCGCTCACGCAGCTGCTGTACGTGGCGATGCTGCACGCGGCCGTGGCCGGCGACCGCTGCGAGCCCGGGTGCCCCACCGAGGACGACCAGGAGCACCACAGGGGCGGCCCCACCTGCAGTGTCATGTGA